One segment of Rhodothermus bifroesti DNA contains the following:
- a CDS encoding O-acetyl-ADP-ribose deacetylase: MRMQQGPLRLELVQGDITAQADVDAIVNAANAQLMPGGGVAGAIHRAAGPELAEACRPLAPIHPGQAVITPAFRLPNRYVIHALGPVYGRDEPSDALLAAAYRNALHLADAHGLHSVAFPAISTGAFGFPLEAAARIALKTVLEEGPKLQHLRLVRFVLFDAPALEVHVRVLKELMAA; the protein is encoded by the coding sequence ATGCGCATGCAGCAAGGACCGCTCCGTCTTGAGCTCGTTCAAGGCGATATTACGGCGCAGGCCGACGTAGACGCCATTGTCAATGCCGCTAATGCTCAGCTTATGCCTGGAGGTGGTGTAGCTGGTGCCATCCATCGTGCGGCTGGACCCGAGCTGGCAGAAGCCTGCCGACCGCTGGCCCCGATTCACCCCGGCCAGGCGGTAATTACACCAGCTTTCCGATTGCCCAACCGCTACGTGATCCACGCGCTGGGACCGGTTTATGGTCGTGATGAACCCTCGGATGCCCTATTGGCTGCTGCCTACCGCAATGCCTTGCATCTGGCCGATGCGCATGGTTTGCATAGCGTAGCATTTCCAGCCATCTCTACGGGAGCTTTTGGTTTTCCTTTGGAAGCTGCTGCACGAATTGCCCTAAAGACGGTTCTGGAAGAAGGCCCGAAGTTGCAGCATCTACGCCTGGTACGGTTTGTACTTTTTGATGCGCCAGCGCTTGAGGTGCATGTGCGTGTGCTTAAGGAGCTTATGGCAGCATGA
- a CDS encoding oxidoreductase: MKNVLRIGLIGNGREAQRRLATVRAVWPQARVTRLAQNTLDFPEAMLVDWLRAHDVVLVAVPPAERYRVLELAIREGVHCFVDGLPAPSLKDLERLGRLAEEAHVEVGVSRPWRFHPKLHASTRGVPPLLLVQQRIGGGGVVPWHARLAEAIDLCCALARSSSVLQIDGEAVRGKSWIEAVACNVRFHSGTYAQILLWQEAGPSLLELYLGCTGAPCRLVLEPAAAASEQAEMQAFLTALAMQQPVPVSLLEALQVLHIVERLMPRLR; the protein is encoded by the coding sequence ATGAAAAACGTATTACGCATTGGGCTGATTGGAAACGGGCGTGAAGCGCAGCGACGCCTAGCTACGGTGCGGGCAGTTTGGCCTCAGGCTCGGGTGACGCGTCTGGCACAAAACACGCTGGACTTTCCCGAAGCAATGCTGGTCGACTGGCTACGGGCGCACGATGTGGTTTTGGTGGCTGTGCCCCCGGCCGAACGTTACCGCGTGTTGGAGCTGGCTATTCGCGAAGGCGTGCACTGTTTTGTAGACGGACTGCCAGCCCCCTCGTTGAAAGACTTGGAACGGCTGGGGCGGCTGGCCGAAGAAGCCCACGTGGAGGTTGGCGTTAGCCGTCCCTGGCGATTCCATCCCAAGCTGCACGCAAGCACGAGAGGCGTTCCTCCATTGCTGCTCGTGCAGCAGCGCATTGGGGGTGGAGGGGTTGTTCCTTGGCATGCGCGGCTGGCAGAAGCGATTGATTTATGCTGTGCGCTGGCGCGTTCCTCCAGCGTGCTTCAGATCGATGGAGAGGCGGTGCGTGGCAAATCTTGGATAGAAGCTGTGGCGTGCAACGTGCGTTTTCACAGTGGTACCTACGCCCAGATCCTGTTGTGGCAAGAAGCAGGCCCATCGCTTTTGGAGTTGTACTTAGGCTGCACTGGTGCGCCTTGCCGCCTGGTGCTAGAACCTGCAGCAGCAGCTTCTGAACAAGCTGAGATGCAAGCCTTTCTAACTGCCTTAGCGATGCAGCAGCCCGTTCCCGTCTCTTTGTTGGAAGCCTTGCAGGTGTTGCATATCGTTGAACGTTTGATGCCCCGCCTGCGTTAA